In one window of Oryza sativa Japonica Group chromosome 9, ASM3414082v1 DNA:
- the LOC4346795 gene encoding acetylserotonin O-methyltransferase 1 isoform X1, whose protein sequence is MAQNVQENEQVMSTEDLLQAQIELYHHCLAFIKSMALRAATDLRIPDAIHCNGGAATLTDLAAHVGLHPTKLSHLRRLMRVLTLSGIFTVHDGDGEATYTLTRVSRLLLSDGVERTHGLSQMVRVFVNPVAVASQFSLHEWFTVEKAAAVSLFEVAHGCTRWEMIANDSKDGSMFNAGMVEDSSVAMDIILRKSSNVFRGINSLVDVGGGYGAVAAAVVRAFPDIKCTVLDLPHIVAKAPSNNNIQFVGGDLFEFIPAADVVLLKCILHCWQHDDCVKIMRRCKEAISARDAGGKVILIEVVVGIGSNETVPKEMQLLFDVFMMYTDGIEREEHEWKKIFLEAGFSDYKIIPVLGVRSIIEVYP, encoded by the exons ATGGCGCAAAATGTCCAAGAAAATGAGCAGGTGATGAGCACGGAGGACTTGCTCCAAGCTCAGATCGAGCTCTACCACCACTGCTTGGCCTTCATCAAGTCCATGGCACTTAGGGCCGCCACTGACCTGCGTATTCCCGACGCCATCCACTGCAACGGCGGCGCTGCCACCTTAACTGACCTCGCCGCCCATGTCGGGCTGCACCCGACGAAGCTCTCCCACCTTCGGCGGCTCATGCGCGTGCTCACTCTCTCCGGCATCTTTACCGTccatgacggcgacggcgaggccaccTACACGCTCACCCGAGtctctcgccttctcctcaGCGACGGCGTCGAGAGAACTCACGGCCTCTCGCAAATGGTGCGCGTGTTTGTGAACCCGGTCGCCGTGGCTTCGCAGTTCAGCTTACACGAGTGGTTCACTGTCGAGAAGGCGGCCGCCGTGTCACTGTTCGAGGTGGCGCACGGCTGCACCCGTTGGGAAATGATAGCAAACGATTCCAAAGACGGCAGCATGTTCAATGCCGGCATGGTAGAGGATAGCAGTGTCGCCATGGATATCATCTTGAGGAAGAGCAGCAACGTTTTCCGGGGCATCAACTCGCTTGTTGATGTAGGCGGTGGCTATGGCGCCGTAGCTGCAGCCGTAGTGAGGGCATTCCCTGACATCAAGTGCACGGTGTTAGATCTTCCTCACATCGTCGCCAAGGCTCCCAGTAACAACAACATCCAGTTTGTCGGCGGTGATCTTTTTGAGTTCATTCCAGCAGCCGATGTTGTGCTACTTAAG TGTATTTTGCACTGTTGGCAACATGATGACTGTGTCAAGATTATGCGGCGGTGCAAGGAGGCAATCTCAGCGAGGGATGCTGGAGGAAAGGTAATACTCATCGAGGTGGTTGTTGGGATTGGATCAAACGAAACTGTTCCCAAGGAGATGCAACTTCTCTTTGATGTTTTCATGATGTACACCGATGGCATCGAGCGGGAGGAGCATGAATGGAAGAAGATTTTCTTGGAGGCTGGATTTAGTGACTACAAAATCATACCGGTGCTGGGTGTTCGATCAATCATTGAGGTTTACCCTTGA